Proteins found in one Mytilus edulis chromosome 2, xbMytEdul2.2, whole genome shotgun sequence genomic segment:
- the LOC139511739 gene encoding sodium-dependent glucose transporter 1A-like gives MCESVMNRTGSLLHRLKTEPEFRLRFLTFLCLVWSFFILGWILGQFGPSIFDLQYITNTDLEGASFYYISHNVGYLIGSLISAVLIGRCDCNFLLFVTMCIYGISVFAIPWCYLPPAMLVAQAIRGLSGGLLDTVANSELLSLFGNQVSPYMQAMHFAFATGGIISPLVTAPFLTEQYDNGGNSSIINQSSLVMQTGNIQLDNISYHLNNLTTVERNTTYHTSKDSHIFIPYTISGVLAMSSSVSFLLVYIKSRRLAKRQIDEVKIDRNERRLSFLVKLVILTIMSIIFLLYTAMEDTIGAYVATFCVEQMAMTKEDGSYVTAVFWTFFAFGRLTGIPISNIVKSIPLVGIYSSLLVISFLLLSFSPMINSSVTVWISTAVTGFAMSILFPTLFTWAEADFLLVTGKIASLFIMTSTLGSITSPAALGYLIEEVSPMWYSYILLGESVGVIIFFVIAIILKKKLPQLDDNNDRFNIEIKIDADSSPERSVLMDVPENKVS, from the exons GGATGGATTCTTGGACAATTTGGGCCATCAATTTTCGATTTACAGTACATTACTAATACAGATTTGGAGGGAGCATCATTTTACTACATATCACATAATGTAGGATATCTGATTGGTTCGTTGATCAGCGCGGTTCTGATTGGTAGATGTGATTGCAATTTTCTCTTATTTGTGACAATGTGTATCTATGGTATTTCTGTATTCGCAATACCGTGGTGTTACCTGCCACCAGCCATGTTAGTAGCGCAGGCAATTAGGGGCCTCTCAGGAGGTCTTCTAGATACAG TTGCAAATTCGGAGCTCTTGAGTCTATTTGGAAATCAAGTCAGTCCTTATATGCAGGCCATGCATTTTGCATTTGCTACAGGAGGAATAATCAGTCCTTTGGTCACAGCACCATTTCTCACAGAACAGTATGATAATGGTGGCAATTCGTCGATAATAAACCAATCATCGTTAGTTATGCAAACTGGAAATATACAATTAGATAACATTTCATATCATTTGAATAATCTAACAACTGTGGAAAGAAATACCACGTACCATACGTCGAAGGATTCACATATATTCATTCCGTACACAATATCAGGTGTTCTCGCCATGTCTTCATCTGTATCGTTTTTACTTGTTTATATCAAATCCAGAAGACTAGCCAAACGACAAATCGATGAGGTAAAAATTGATCGAAATGAACGTCGATTATCTTTCCTTGTCAAACTGGTAATTTTGACAATAATGTCCATTATATTTCTACTATACACTGCGATGGAAGACACAATAGGTGCTTATGTTGCAACATTTTGTGTGGAACAGATGGCCATGACTAAGGAAGATGGATCTTATGTGACCGCCGTATTCTGGACTTTCTTTGCTTTTGGGAGATTAACAGGAATCCCAATTAGTAATATAGTTAAGTCAATACCCTTAGTTGGTATATATTCATCTTTACTTGTGATATCTTTTCTGTTGTTATCATTTTCACCTATGATAAATTCTTCTGTTACCGTATGGATTTCTACTGCTGTAACTGGATTTGCTATGTCTATATTATTCCCGACTTTGTTCACGTGGGCAGAAGCAGACTTTTTATTGGTTACCGGTAAAATTGCGTCATTGTTCATTATGACATCAACTTTAGGATCTATAACAAGTCCAGCGGCATTAGGATATTTGATTGAAGAAGTCAGTCCGATGTGGTATTCATATATACTTCTTGGAGAAAGTGTAGGAGTAATAATTTTCTTCGTGATAGCCATTATTCTTAAAAAGAAGCTTCCACAATTAGATGATAATAATGACAGGTTTAatatagaaatcaaaattgatGCAGATTCTAGTCCTGAACGGTCTGTACTTATGGATGTACCAGAAAATAAAGTCTCATAA